One segment of Bacteroidota bacterium DNA contains the following:
- the deoC gene encoding deoxyribose-phosphate aldolase, with amino-acid sequence MTQTHAKNIKIPSSILTHLVSCIDLTSLNSTDDSKNISSLCEKGITNGVAAICIYPIWIKSSKKITKNTFVKTASVAGGFPSGQVPLPIKTSEVKYAIDHGADEIDYVFPRYKALNKKWDDLYEEIATIREVCGKDITLKIILETGELQSKEIIAKTTEVAIKAGADFIKTSTGKTAIGATNEAIEIICECILAHFITHKKMVGIKASGGISNINQALDYYSIVKNILGNKWLHKNYFRIGTSKLLDNIIQLNETISSLKPPPLSYVNQL; translated from the coding sequence ATGACACAAACGCACGCTAAAAACATTAAAATACCAAGTAGTATTTTAACTCATCTTGTTTCTTGTATTGATTTAACATCGCTAAACAGTACAGACGACTCCAAAAACATATCCTCCTTATGCGAAAAAGGAATTACTAATGGCGTAGCAGCTATTTGTATTTACCCAATTTGGATTAAATCTTCAAAAAAAATAACAAAAAACACCTTTGTAAAAACCGCTTCAGTAGCAGGCGGCTTTCCAAGTGGGCAAGTACCGTTGCCTATCAAAACCTCTGAAGTAAAATATGCCATTGATCATGGTGCCGATGAAATTGATTATGTTTTTCCTAGATACAAGGCACTAAACAAAAAGTGGGATGATTTATATGAGGAAATTGCGACCATAAGAGAAGTATGCGGAAAAGACATTACTCTAAAAATTATTTTGGAAACCGGAGAATTACAGTCGAAAGAAATAATAGCTAAAACTACCGAGGTAGCCATAAAAGCAGGGGCAGACTTTATAAAAACATCAACAGGAAAAACAGCCATTGGTGCAACCAATGAAGCCATTGAAATTATTTGTGAATGTATTTTAGCGCATTTTATTACTCATAAAAAAATGGTAGGTATAAAAGCGTCTGGAGGCATTAGCAACATTAATCAAGCACTGGATTACTACAGCATTGTAAAAAACATTTTGGGAAACAAATGGTTGCACAAAAATTATTTCAGAATAGGAACCAGCAAATTGCTAGATAATATTATTCAATTAAACGAAACCATTAGTAGCCTCAAACCTCCTCCACTATCCTACGTAAATCAATTATAA
- the gcvH gene encoding glycine cleavage system protein GcvH — translation MNFPSNLKYTKDHEWIRTEGNTAFIGITEFAQSELGDIVYVEIETQGETLTKEEIFGTVEAVKTVSDLFMPVSGKITEVNPAITTNPEKVNADPYGDGWMIKVELSNTSELNSLLSADDYKNLIGK, via the coding sequence ATGAATTTCCCATCAAACTTAAAGTACACAAAAGATCACGAATGGATTCGCACAGAAGGCAACACTGCTTTTATTGGAATTACAGAATTTGCGCAAAGCGAACTGGGTGATATTGTTTACGTAGAAATTGAAACCCAAGGAGAGACTTTAACTAAAGAGGAAATTTTTGGTACCGTTGAAGCCGTAAAAACAGTTTCAGATCTTTTTATGCCTGTATCGGGAAAAATTACAGAAGTGAATCCTGCCATTACAACAAATCCGGAAAAGGTAAATGCTGACCCATATGGCGATGGATGGATGATAAAAGTAGAACTTTCCAACACAAGCGAATTAAACTCTCTACTAAGTGCAGATGATTATAAAAACTTGATAGGTAAATAA